GTTGCTCCAAGCTTGCCCACCATGCCAAGCATGTCGGTATAGCTCCCTCTTGAGCGGTCGGAAGCGGCAAAGATTTTCGACTGTAATTGTTCAGGCGACTGCAGCTTGTCATTAATCGCTTCGATTCGAGTCAGCGAATTCATATAATCGTCACTCAGCTTCATACCGTTCTGCAAGCTCTGAATAGATGCATACTTGCTGATTAAACCCTTAAGCCCTTTATCCAACAAACCTACGACGCCTTGTCCTTGCTCAACCGCGGCATTTACATTTTCTTGCTGGGCTGCGGTTTGACCCAGCGTATTGTTGGTTTGAGTAAGCGAATTGTTGATTTGCTGATAGCTGCTGGCGGTTTGAGTAAGCGTATTATTGATTTGTTGGTAGTTGTTATTAATGGTTTGAGTTACCTGTACGACCTTCAAATTATTTTGAATCAGACTTTGCATCCCGCCAAATCCTGCCATCGTTCGATCTAGCCGATCAACGGCTTCTTCCATCTTTTGCACTTGTTTAATCAAGCCGGCAAGAGGTTTGGACATTGTATTTATCAGGTTGATTGCAATACCAAATGTAGCCAGAACTTTCACCTCCTTTCCAAATCCAAAATAACGTATCGATTACCTTTTCCTCGCGGCTTCCTTCTCTTTCTTAATTCGAATATCGATGGATGCCATGATGAAGGCCTTCTCCTCCCGGGGTAATTGAACAAATTGTCCCGGGAGTATATACAGCTGGTGGAGGGCGTAGTGGGCGTAATTGGCTTCGCCGTCCCCCTCCATGATTAGTTTTTTGCTTCGTCAATCAATTCGTTCATTCCGACGTCAAAGCCGCTAAGCTCCTGAATTTTGCTCACGATAGTAGACATTTCACCGGCCAGCAGCACTTTTTGCACGTATTCGTCCGCCGTGCGGCAGCCAAGCTTTTGAATGCTAGCAGCATCCTTGAAATCCGGCACAATCGTATGGTTAATAACCGCACGCAAATTGAATTTCTGCGCGTCGAACTCTACCTTGCGGCCTTTGCGGATCTCGGTCGCGCTTTTGCGGATTTCCTCGAACTCTTGGCTCGTCATCGCCTTAATCGTAAATTTAAGCGGCAGTCCATCGGCATCCTTGAAGCGCGGAGAAACGATAATTTCCTCCGTCAGATTGTCAACAGGGTGGTTATTAAGAAATTCTTGCAGATTCATTAAGATCTACCTCCGAATATGAAATAAGGCGCCTGTTAGGCGCCCGTAATGGTATTGAATTGATCAAGCAAATCATAGCCGTTAAAGGTGAACGGCATTTCCTCGTCAAGCATATCGTCGCTAGTTGCATCAAACTTCGTCGCTATGATGCTGTCCAGGTTACAGCCTTTAAGCACAACCGATTGTTTGCCGGAAGCGGATCCCGGCTGCTCATTGGTAATATGAAGATCAAACCAGAAATCCTGGCCAGTCTGAATGTACGACCACATCAGCTGTCTGAATACGGAAGTGACATAATAAACCGTCAGAGTACCGCTGCCTTTCCAGCCTGCGGAACGTTGCGGCGTATTGGTTCGGCCCAGCACCGGCACATCCACTTTATTTTTTTCAATCGTTGCTTCAATAGATTTTGCATAAAATAACTCTTCCACACGGCCGTTAATTGTTGCAGTCGCCGTCGCTTGTTTGCCGCTAATGGCATCAGATTCCAACATAAAAGGCATTTAAGTCATCTCCTTAGTTTACGGTTACCGTAATGTAAATTTTTTCGACACTGTCCACGGGTTGAACATTCAAATCAATGTTGACCGCATCGGTCTCTTGCCCGGCGTATACAGAGATATCATTTTGAGCATCAAAACTTTGTACCGCCCCGATTCCTTGAAGCGTGCTGATGTTGCTGATGCATTCCGACTTGAGCAAGTTGCGCCCTGCGGCGTTGTTCGAAACTTTACCAAGATAGTAGTCAGAGAAAATACGGACAAAATCATTATTAATCCCATCCAAAACCCGGATTACGCGGTTTTTGCCGAAGGCTTTCGTTTTTTCCGCCGTATAGCTTGTTAAGCTGTTAATGTCCTGCTCGACTACCGCTCTGCCATTGCTCGCCGTAAACACAAACTCGCCGTTTCGCAGCGCCGCATTGATCTGGCTATTGGTATAACGCGGCGAGACATCTACCGCATCGTCATAAACGCTATACGTTAGCGATTTGTTCACGTCAGCTGCCGCTGTTGCCCCGGCTACCCATGCGGTCGCCTGCGCCGCCGTGAGAATCGTGCCATCGCCGAGTACTACTCCGTTCTTGACGCTAATCACGCCTTCGTAATCAGCTGCCGGATCATTCTCGACAACCGCCTGTACCTTCTTGCCCTCGTCATCGCGAAGTCTCTTAACAAAGGAGGCATACACATTTTTAAGCGTATTGTCCGTTCCAACATAAGCAACCGTGTTGAAATCGAACAACTCCAGAGCCGCTAAGAAACCCGAATGATCTGCGTTAGTAGTTGCTGCGTCCGTCCCGCCCGCAAGCGGCGCGCCAGCGCTTGACGTCAAACCACCGGTTCCCGTCCAGTCGATCCAATCATTTGCCTTCAATTCGGAAATCGTCGTTACCGTTTGCTGGTCGGCTTGGACTTGGTCAACAAACGTTTTTACATCATATTTCGCGGAGTCATCGATATTATTCTGGATAACAACCGTGAGGTCATTACCCCGGATACCGCCGTATTTCGCCGTTGCTGTCAGCTGACCGATTGTAATGGTTGCTTTTTCACCCGTATTCAACCGATAAATGAGCAGCGTCTTTGCGCGTTTTAATGCCTCCCGAACAGGCAAAATGAAGCCAGCGTTCAAATCATAGCCGAGCCGAATCAGCGAATCGTCCCCTGCCTCCAAAGTGATCATCTTTTGCGGTGCTCCCCACGAGAGCGGAAGCGCCATCGCCGCAATTCCTCGGATCCCCAAAGTTCCAAGCGCTTGTCCTTTGCCCCCAACGTTCACATAAACACCTGGCCGGACCTTATTTTGCATCGTAAATGTTCCACCTGCCATCTTTTACTTCGCCTCCTGTTTTAGATACTGCTCGATTTGTTTTGCTGCATCGTCGACCGTGTAAAATTTTCCTTCTTCTAATAAGGCTTTAAGAAAATCCCTTTGCACCGGCGTAAAACAACTTGCCTTCAAGATCTGCGCCTTGGAATAGGTTGTTTGCTTCACTGATTTGCTCATGCCTTTATGCCTCCTGTTTGCTGCAATGTCATCATCCGTGGAATATTTGTTGCTTCCTTACTAACCGTACAACTGTAATCGACATTAAAATGAAGTTCCCCTTCTACAATTTGGTGCCTCATGTTCGCACCATTGAATGAACCGCCATCTACCGCAAATACCTGCAAACTCGACGTTAACTGCTCCGCCACATCGTACAAATCCTCGTTTCCGTCCGTACCGGAATACTGAATGAGAAACGGAAAATCCCGATGATAACGATTGCCGGGTTCAAGCCGATGGGTTGACTCCAACAATTTTACGTAAAAGCACGGCGGCTCAAGCACCTGCTTAATGTCATCGCCCGAGACCGGTATTAGCGGAAATTCGTTGATCAAGGTTTGAATCACGGCATGTCTTACATCGTTAATCGATATCTGCACGGCATCACCTCAATTCCTTTAAGAATAGACAACAAAAAAAGCCTTGCGCCTTCGCAAAACTTTGCCCAATCAAGCCAATTCAATTTTCACTCAAACCGCTGGTTAGCGCATATGGCATCACCCTCCCCCTCCATCATCCGATAATGTTAGCCTACGATAAAAGGCTGCGGAACTATTGTCCGCAGCCTGGCATCCAAGTAAAAAGCCGCCCTGGGGGGGCGGCTGGCTACTGGTTAACATTTCGTTTGATACTATCATATTAGCATGGGTTGACTTGCCAAAACAGTACATGCAAGGGGACAACTTTAGGGACAAGTTTAAGCGGAAAGAATAATATACTGCTCAATGGCCTGCTTTCTCCATCGTTTATACGTCCGTTCCACAATACCCAGAAGGCAGATCGTTTCTTCAACCGACTCTCCCTCCACATACCTCAAGCGAAGAAGTTTGGATAAATTCGGTTTATAGCACTCGAGCGCCATCAGGATGGTGTCAATCTGACCAAGCTCCTCCTGCAAATACTGCAGCTCGGTTATGCGATCAAGAACCGCGTCAAAATCATTTCTCGTAACATCGTATCCCCGTGCGGCGATAACTTTCTTGATTTTCCCGCGCAGCTCAGCCAGAAGCATCTCGTCCTCTTCGTTTTCCGCTTCCTTTGGAATCTCGGCAAGCTGGCTTTTGAGACCAGTCCGTTGTTTGGACAAATAGGCGTTTGCCGCTCTTTCCAATTTCTGTTCGTGTTTCGATAAGTACTTATAACTTGGCATTCCCCTCAAACTCTGATGCAAAGCCTGCAGCTTATCGTCCTGATGAAGCCGTCTCATCGTCAAACCCGCTCCGATCGGATAATGATCAAGAACCTGGATTCTAGCCTGAATTTGCTTATATCTATTTAATTGATGAATAACTTGTTTTTCTTCCGCCGTTTTTTCATTCATCTCCAATTTCTCCTTTGCCGGGCCTAATATATATTTGATTAGAACCTTTCATATCTCGCAATATTTGCTATACTATCAATAATTAGATTTGCCTTAAGACTGTCTTGGCTCCTACCCCGAGGCAGTCCCTGCTTTAACGGTTAAGCCACCAATCATCTACCATTAGTTGATTTATCTACTTAAAGTAGATTGTTAATCAAAAAAATATCTTCCTTTCAGCGATATTCCTTTTACAAATTGCATCATCCTCTCGTATGCCTAAGTTGTTTCCATAATATTCTTCTTAAAGTAGATTGTCAACGTTATAAATGCATTTTTGTCTATCTTTAAGTTGATTTTAATGGATCTTTTTTTGTACAATTACCTTATAACAAGTATGGAGTGATTACGTTGAGTATCAGCGCAAATTTAAAAAAGCTACGTGATAAATACGACCTAACGCAGCAGGATCTCGCTGATATTGCAGGTGTTACGAATAAAGCTGTTTCCGCTTGGGAAACAGGCCTGAAAGAGCCTCGCATGGGCGCAATCGAGAAGATCGCGAACAGATTTGGACTCAAGAAAAGTAATCTCATTGAAGAAAATGGAATGGATCTTAAGTTTCTTCCTAAACAAGAAGAAACAAACGGCGAGGATTGGACCGAGGAAGAATTAAATGAAATCAATGCTTTTAAACGCTTTATCCTGTCGAAGCGTCAACATAAATAAGAGGTAGGTTTGAACTCAAATTTACCTCAAACAGGCTTTCCCCTTTTTCTCCCCTGCATCGTTTAATAACCTCATTACTGTTTGTCCAACGATGGACGAATCGCAAATCCGCATCTACGCCTTCATTTCTCCCATCCTTAGTTTGTCTATTAAACAAACTAAGTTTTTGTGTTAATATGTTTACTACAGCCATACACGGGGAAATTCTGATACAATAGGCTGAATGGACGACATGGACGGAGGCAATTGCAGTTGAAAGTAACTACGACAGGCGATTTGACCCTTATTAAAAAAATAAATACATCCATCGTGCTGGAAGCCGTGCTGAAACAAGCCCCCCTCTCGCGGGCGCAAATTTCCGAGCTTACGGGGCTGAACAAAGCAACTGTCTCCAATTTGGTTCAAGATTTGATCGACAGTGATCTTGTGGTAGAGATTGGTCCCGGGGAATCAAGCGGCGGACGTAAGCCGGTTATGCTCTTATTTAATGGGAAGGCCGGATATGCCGTTGGAATCGATCTTGGCGTTAACTATATTCGCGGGGTGCTTGCCGACCTTGAAGGCAATGTAATTGCCGAGCGTAAGCGAAGCCTCAAGAAGCATCAGCTTGAGTTTACCCTGAAGGAACTGGTTCAATGTATAGAAGAACTAATTGGCAAAGCGCCTGCTAGTCCGTATGGAATCGTGGGAATCGGCATTGGCGTGCCGGGAATCGTGGATGATCAGGGCTCTATCCTGTTTGCCCCGAACCTGGAATGGCGGCATGTCGAGCTTCAGCAAATGCTGGAGGAACAATTCCAGCTGCCGGTTACAATAGATAATGAAGCAAACGCTGGCGCGCAAGGCGAGCAGAAATACGGAATTGGCCGCGGCATCGCCCATCAGATCTATGTCAGCGTCGGGATTGGTATCGGTACGGGCATCATTCTTAATAAAGAATTATATAAAGGAGCTACCGGATTCTCCGGCGAGCTTGGGCATCTGTCCATTGAATATAACGGCAAGCCTTGCCGATGCGGCAATGAAGGCTGCTGGGAGCTTTATGCTTCCGAAAATGCGCTGCTTGAACAAGCTGCTCCGCTTGGCTTCGATAGTTTAGAGGATCTGCTTGACGCAGCTGAAGCTGGCAACGAAGAGGTTCGAGCGTTATTCTATAAGATTGGCGAGTACATGGGGGCGGGTATTTCGAACATCGTCAATGTGTTCAACCCCGACGTTGTGATCATCGGCAATCGCATGAGCCGGGCAAAAACATGGCTTGAGGAAGCGGTGCAATCCTCCGTTACCCGCCGGACATTGCCTTACCATCGCGAGCGGCTTCGGATT
This region of Paenibacillus sp. JDR-2 genomic DNA includes:
- a CDS encoding ROK family transcriptional regulator — protein: MKVTTTGDLTLIKKINTSIVLEAVLKQAPLSRAQISELTGLNKATVSNLVQDLIDSDLVVEIGPGESSGGRKPVMLLFNGKAGYAVGIDLGVNYIRGVLADLEGNVIAERKRSLKKHQLEFTLKELVQCIEELIGKAPASPYGIVGIGIGVPGIVDDQGSILFAPNLEWRHVELQQMLEEQFQLPVTIDNEANAGAQGEQKYGIGRGIAHQIYVSVGIGIGTGIILNKELYKGATGFSGELGHLSIEYNGKPCRCGNEGCWELYASENALLEQAAPLGFDSLEDLLDAAEAGNEEVRALFYKIGEYMGAGISNIVNVFNPDVVIIGNRMSRAKTWLEEAVQSSVTRRTLPYHRERLRILFAELQDQSAVRGAAYYAISKFFTKIKTG
- a CDS encoding phage tail tube protein — encoded protein: MPFMLESDAISGKQATATATINGRVEELFYAKSIEATIEKNKVDVPVLGRTNTPQRSAGWKGSGTLTVYYVTSVFRQLMWSYIQTGQDFWFDLHITNEQPGSASGKQSVVLKGCNLDSIIATKFDATSDDMLDEEMPFTFNGYDLLDQFNTITGA
- a CDS encoding helix-turn-helix transcriptional regulator — its product is MSISANLKKLRDKYDLTQQDLADIAGVTNKAVSAWETGLKEPRMGAIEKIANRFGLKKSNLIEENGMDLKFLPKQEETNGEDWTEEELNEINAFKRFILSKRQHK
- a CDS encoding phage tail terminator family protein; its protein translation is MQISINDVRHAVIQTLINEFPLIPVSGDDIKQVLEPPCFYVKLLESTHRLEPGNRYHRDFPFLIQYSGTDGNEDLYDVAEQLTSSLQVFAVDGGSFNGANMRHQIVEGELHFNVDYSCTVSKEATNIPRMMTLQQTGGIKA
- a CDS encoding phage tail sheath family protein produces the protein MAGGTFTMQNKVRPGVYVNVGGKGQALGTLGIRGIAAMALPLSWGAPQKMITLEAGDDSLIRLGYDLNAGFILPVREALKRAKTLLIYRLNTGEKATITIGQLTATAKYGGIRGNDLTVVIQNNIDDSAKYDVKTFVDQVQADQQTVTTISELKANDWIDWTGTGGLTSSAGAPLAGGTDAATTNADHSGFLAALELFDFNTVAYVGTDNTLKNVYASFVKRLRDDEGKKVQAVVENDPAADYEGVISVKNGVVLGDGTILTAAQATAWVAGATAAADVNKSLTYSVYDDAVDVSPRYTNSQINAALRNGEFVFTASNGRAVVEQDINSLTSYTAEKTKAFGKNRVIRVLDGINNDFVRIFSDYYLGKVSNNAAGRNLLKSECISNISTLQGIGAVQSFDAQNDISVYAGQETDAVNIDLNVQPVDSVEKIYITVTVN
- a CDS encoding phage tail assembly chaperone — translated: MNLQEFLNNHPVDNLTEEIIVSPRFKDADGLPLKFTIKAMTSQEFEEIRKSATEIRKGRKVEFDAQKFNLRAVINHTIVPDFKDAASIQKLGCRTADEYVQKVLLAGEMSTIVSKIQELSGFDVGMNELIDEAKN
- a CDS encoding ECF-type sigma factor; this encodes MNEKTAEEKQVIHQLNRYKQIQARIQVLDHYPIGAGLTMRRLHQDDKLQALHQSLRGMPSYKYLSKHEQKLERAANAYLSKQRTGLKSQLAEIPKEAENEEDEMLLAELRGKIKKVIAARGYDVTRNDFDAVLDRITELQYLQEELGQIDTILMALECYKPNLSKLLRLRYVEGESVEETICLLGIVERTYKRWRKQAIEQYIILSA